A region of Streptomyces sp. NBC_00654 DNA encodes the following proteins:
- a CDS encoding peptidoglycan-binding protein — MATPLSADKLLKALRDEGLRVVEHRSWRTHNRNHKGPWGPVNGVMIHHTVTSGTQSSVELCYNGHSSLPGPLCHGVIAKDGSVHLVGNGRANHAGLGDDDVLRAVVDESGSLPSDNEANTDGNRHFYGFECVNLGDGKDPWPAAQLEAIEKAAAAICRAHGWSQRSVIGHKEWQPGKVDPRGFTMDSMRGRIKSRLGGKPDGPSKPPSKPKYEPFPGAAFFKAGRRSAVITAMGKRLVSEGCGRYEVGPGPSWSEADRKSYAAWQRKLGYSGAGADGIPGKESWAKLKVPNV, encoded by the coding sequence TGTCGGCCGACAAGCTGCTCAAAGCCCTTCGTGACGAAGGCCTGCGTGTCGTCGAGCACCGGAGCTGGCGTACGCACAACCGCAATCACAAGGGCCCGTGGGGCCCGGTGAACGGGGTGATGATCCATCACACCGTGACATCGGGCACGCAGAGTTCGGTGGAACTCTGCTACAACGGCCACTCCAGCCTGCCCGGTCCGCTCTGCCACGGGGTGATAGCGAAGGACGGCTCGGTCCATCTCGTCGGGAACGGACGGGCCAACCACGCCGGGCTCGGCGACGACGACGTCCTGCGGGCCGTGGTCGATGAATCGGGTTCACTGCCCTCCGACAACGAGGCCAATACGGACGGCAACCGGCACTTCTACGGTTTCGAGTGCGTCAACCTCGGCGACGGGAAGGACCCGTGGCCGGCCGCGCAGCTGGAGGCGATCGAGAAGGCCGCCGCCGCGATCTGCCGGGCGCACGGCTGGTCGCAGCGCTCGGTGATCGGGCACAAGGAGTGGCAGCCGGGAAAGGTCGATCCGCGCGGGTTCACGATGGACTCGATGCGCGGCCGGATCAAGTCGCGCCTCGGGGGCAAGCCGGACGGCCCGTCGAAGCCGCCCTCCAAGCCGAAGTACGAGCCGTTCCCCGGAGCGGCGTTCTTCAAGGCGGGCAGACGCAGCGCGGTCATCACCGCGATGGGCAAGCGGCTGGTGTCCGAGGGCTGCGGGCGTTACGAGGTGGGCCCCGGCCCGTCCTGGTCGGAGGCCGACAGGAAGTCGTACGCCGCCTGGCAGCGCAAGCTCGGTTATTCCGGCGCCGGGGCGGACGGCATCCCGGGCAAGGAGAGCTGGGCCAAGCTCAAGGTCCCGAACGTCTGA
- a CDS encoding FG-GAP-like repeat-containing protein produces the protein MASRALGTGVVLAIAVASAALTLPTAQAAPAAPAAPERAAAPADPHSDFNGDGYADVAFAAPGATVKGFAGAGYVGVAYGSSTGIKNSVKKVFTQSTAGVPGTPEAGDAFGSSVVSADLDRDGYADLVVGSSGEKVGTGVGAGSLTVLWGGAGGLAGGATVLDGEQYDNVGTHLATGDLNGDGAPDLAVVRDHDLQSLLGPFTRDGLASATTERPDMDDMRYLDLAAGDVNGDGRDDVVAAVHSGDEFDDRRILIGNGSPAGPGEYTQVKGADGYSLEGGEYLAVGNVNGDKYADLAVGRAIDGYDSDLGLPLAKGGMLTYVQGSATGPQGTRAKVFNQDSAGVPGAAEHSDGFGTSVAIGDTNGDGFGEIAVGVPKEALGTVQRAGGIVIMPGTASGPTGTGTKGFNQSTPDVTGTAEKGDLFGGAAAFVDIDKDGRSELAVGAPGEDTGAGSLWFFPATNSGLTAEGSVSFGHGTLGTVAAKAALGSSFNR, from the coding sequence GTGGCATCCCGAGCACTCGGTACCGGTGTGGTCCTGGCCATCGCCGTCGCCTCCGCCGCCCTCACCCTGCCCACGGCCCAGGCAGCCCCGGCAGCCCCGGCCGCACCCGAGCGGGCGGCCGCCCCGGCAGACCCCCACTCCGACTTCAACGGCGACGGTTACGCCGACGTCGCGTTCGCCGCCCCCGGTGCCACGGTCAAGGGCTTCGCGGGCGCCGGGTACGTCGGCGTCGCCTACGGGTCCAGCACCGGCATCAAGAACTCCGTCAAGAAGGTCTTCACCCAGAGCACGGCAGGCGTCCCCGGCACTCCGGAAGCCGGGGACGCCTTCGGCAGCTCGGTGGTCTCCGCCGACCTCGACCGGGACGGCTACGCGGACCTGGTGGTCGGCTCCTCGGGCGAGAAGGTCGGCACCGGCGTGGGCGCGGGCTCGCTCACCGTCCTCTGGGGCGGTGCGGGCGGACTCGCGGGCGGCGCGACGGTCCTGGACGGGGAGCAGTACGACAACGTCGGCACCCATCTCGCCACGGGCGACCTCAACGGGGACGGGGCCCCGGACCTCGCGGTCGTCCGCGACCACGATCTCCAGAGCCTCCTGGGCCCGTTCACCCGTGACGGCCTCGCGTCCGCCACCACCGAGCGGCCCGACATGGACGACATGCGCTACCTGGACCTGGCGGCGGGCGACGTCAACGGGGACGGGCGCGACGACGTCGTCGCCGCCGTCCACAGCGGCGACGAGTTCGACGACCGCCGCATCCTCATCGGCAACGGCAGCCCCGCCGGTCCGGGCGAGTACACCCAGGTGAAGGGCGCCGACGGCTACTCCCTGGAGGGCGGCGAGTACCTCGCCGTCGGCAACGTCAACGGTGACAAGTACGCCGACCTCGCCGTCGGACGCGCGATCGACGGCTACGACAGCGACCTCGGCCTGCCGCTCGCCAAGGGCGGCATGCTGACCTACGTCCAGGGCAGCGCCACCGGGCCGCAGGGCACCAGGGCCAAGGTCTTCAACCAGGACTCGGCGGGCGTCCCGGGCGCGGCGGAGCACTCCGACGGCTTCGGCACGTCCGTCGCGATCGGTGACACGAACGGCGACGGCTTCGGCGAGATCGCCGTGGGCGTCCCGAAGGAGGCGCTCGGCACGGTCCAGCGGGCGGGCGGCATCGTGATCATGCCCGGTACGGCCTCCGGCCCGACGGGCACCGGCACCAAGGGCTTCAACCAGAGCACGCCGGATGTCACGGGCACCGCGGAGAAGGGCGACCTGTTCGGCGGGGCCGCCGCCTTCGTGGACATCGACAAGGACGGCCGGTCCGAACTGGCCGTCGGCGCCCCCGGCGAGGACACGGGCGCGGGCTCGCTGTGGTTCTTCCCCGCCACCAACTCCGGGCTGACCGCCGAGGGATCCGTCAGCTTCGGTCACGGGACGCTGGGCACGGTGGCGGCGAAGGCCGCCCTGGGGAGCTCCTTCAACCGCTGA
- a CDS encoding GNAT family N-acetyltransferase encodes MTSQVGLVTEEALRGYGEGIRAVYAEAFSAPPWYEDPEEADDYLERLAEDAARPGFTAAVALDGETVTGFATAWTTPEVFPRDRSYGQVAEALGPDRATAWLCGALEVDELAVSPRAHGTGLGRALLAAVTGPAVDGRCWLLTSARAEAALRLYERAGWHRCATPVPGRAGLVVLLGPRHPGLSAADRSSDPAADPAADPAAATA; translated from the coding sequence GTGACCTCACAGGTCGGGCTCGTGACGGAGGAGGCGCTGCGCGGCTACGGCGAGGGCATCCGCGCCGTGTACGCGGAGGCGTTCTCCGCCCCGCCCTGGTACGAGGACCCGGAAGAGGCGGACGACTACCTGGAACGGCTCGCCGAGGACGCGGCGAGGCCGGGATTCACGGCGGCGGTGGCCCTGGACGGGGAGACCGTGACCGGCTTCGCCACGGCCTGGACCACACCGGAGGTCTTTCCCCGCGACCGCAGTTACGGACAGGTCGCCGAGGCCCTGGGCCCCGACCGGGCGACGGCGTGGCTGTGCGGGGCCCTTGAGGTGGACGAGCTGGCCGTCAGCCCCCGGGCGCACGGCACCGGACTGGGCCGGGCCCTGCTGGCGGCGGTGACGGGCCCCGCGGTGGACGGCCGCTGCTGGCTGCTGACCTCGGCACGGGCGGAGGCGGCGCTGCGGCTGTACGAGCGCGCCGGATGGCACCGCTGCGCCACGCCCGTACCGGGCAGGGCGGGGCTCGTCGTGCTCCTCGGGCCCCGGCACCCGGGCCTCTCGGCAGCGGACCGCTCATCGGACCCGGCGGCGGACCCGGCGGCGGACCCGGCGGCGGCTACAGCGTGA
- a CDS encoding DUF1772 domain-containing protein, which translates to MTSVLLVLSVVANGLYAGFMLTFLTAIMPGLAALPDDRFTAAMRRFNEKVPGPLFLVLFLGVVALPVAALVSGAGGDARVLTAVALACAVIGHLITIAGNIPLNKALADSEGGDDSAAREAFESRWNTLHLVRTVLSLAAFVLLAVTL; encoded by the coding sequence ATGACCTCTGTGCTCCTGGTGCTCTCCGTGGTTGCCAACGGCCTCTACGCGGGCTTCATGCTGACGTTCCTGACCGCGATCATGCCGGGCCTCGCGGCGCTGCCGGACGACCGGTTCACCGCCGCGATGCGCCGCTTCAACGAGAAGGTGCCGGGGCCTCTCTTCCTCGTCCTGTTCCTCGGAGTGGTCGCCCTTCCGGTCGCGGCGCTCGTCTCCGGTGCCGGCGGGGACGCCCGGGTGCTCACCGCCGTCGCACTGGCCTGCGCGGTCATCGGCCACCTGATCACGATCGCCGGGAACATCCCGCTCAACAAGGCGCTCGCGGACTCCGAGGGCGGCGACGACAGCGCGGCCCGTGAGGCCTTCGAGTCCCGCTGGAACACCCTTCACCTGGTCCGTACGGTGCTCTCGCTCGCGGCCTTCGTCCTGCTGGCCGTCACGCTGTAG
- a CDS encoding von Willebrand factor type A domain-containing protein produces the protein MKHRTRAAALLLAGGMLITGCGGGMGEGASADRRTGARQPPGASGGGQPAPPAPGGAPDGAAKGDSAAREDGTDGKQRDVAPPDYLSTFALDVDTASYGYARRTLGDGRLPEPGTVRPEEFVNSFRQGYERPEGNGFSVTVDGARAGGGTGGASDGKSGEGSGKGAGDWSLVRVGLATKAAQPSGERPPAALTFVVDISGSMAEPGRLDLAKKSLTILTDELRDDDAVSLVTFSDEAETRLPMTRLQGNRNRIRDAVEEMEPADSTNVDAGIRRGYEEAVEGHRKGANNRVVLLSDALANTGETEADAILERIGDARREHGITLFGVGVGSDYGDALMERLTNKGDGHTTYIADEEQARKVFVDQLPAHVELRARDAKAQVAFDRETVQQFRLIGYENRKVADEDFRDDGVDGGEVGPGHTVTALYAVRLREGASGHVATATVRWLDPRTRKAHERTGSVGSGAIDGELWGGPGKRLQVAAVAAYFAETLRGGELPGTPGLGELASRASELAEETEDDSVRKLATAIGRADRLRNGEEPKGGDGTEGEIG, from the coding sequence ATGAAGCACCGGACACGGGCCGCCGCGCTGCTGCTGGCGGGCGGAATGCTGATCACCGGATGCGGTGGCGGAATGGGCGAGGGGGCGTCGGCCGACCGCCGTACCGGCGCACGGCAGCCGCCGGGGGCGAGCGGCGGCGGGCAGCCCGCCCCGCCCGCCCCGGGCGGGGCGCCCGACGGTGCCGCCAAGGGGGACAGCGCCGCCCGCGAGGACGGGACGGACGGGAAGCAGCGGGACGTCGCACCGCCCGACTACCTGTCCACCTTCGCCCTGGACGTGGACACCGCCAGCTACGGCTACGCCCGCCGCACCCTGGGCGACGGCAGGCTGCCGGAGCCCGGGACCGTACGGCCCGAGGAGTTCGTCAACAGCTTCCGGCAGGGCTACGAGCGGCCCGAGGGCAACGGCTTCTCGGTGACCGTCGACGGAGCACGGGCCGGCGGAGGGACCGGCGGGGCGTCGGACGGGAAGTCCGGTGAAGGCTCCGGCAAGGGGGCCGGAGACTGGTCCCTGGTACGGGTCGGACTGGCCACGAAGGCGGCGCAGCCGAGCGGTGAACGCCCGCCCGCCGCCCTCACCTTCGTCGTCGACATCTCCGGCTCCATGGCCGAACCGGGCCGCCTGGACCTGGCGAAGAAGTCCCTGACGATCCTCACCGACGAACTGCGCGACGACGACGCGGTCTCCCTGGTCACCTTCAGCGACGAGGCCGAGACCCGGCTGCCGATGACCCGGCTCCAGGGCAACCGGAACCGGATCCGCGACGCGGTCGAGGAGATGGAACCGGCCGACTCCACCAACGTCGACGCCGGTATCCGGCGCGGCTACGAGGAGGCGGTCGAGGGCCACCGCAAGGGCGCGAACAACCGTGTCGTGCTGCTCTCCGACGCCCTCGCCAACACGGGGGAGACCGAGGCCGACGCCATCCTGGAACGGATCGGCGACGCCCGCCGCGAGCACGGCATCACGCTCTTCGGCGTCGGGGTCGGCAGTGACTACGGCGACGCGCTGATGGAACGCCTCACCAACAAGGGCGACGGGCACACCACGTACATCGCCGACGAGGAACAGGCCCGCAAGGTCTTCGTCGACCAGCTGCCCGCCCATGTGGAGCTGCGGGCGCGGGACGCCAAGGCCCAGGTCGCCTTCGACCGCGAGACCGTCCAGCAGTTCCGGCTGATCGGCTACGAGAACCGCAAGGTCGCCGACGAGGACTTCCGCGACGACGGCGTCGACGGCGGAGAGGTCGGCCCCGGCCACACGGTGACCGCGCTCTACGCGGTACGGCTGCGCGAGGGCGCGTCCGGCCATGTGGCGACGGCCACGGTGCGCTGGCTGGACCCCAGGACCCGTAAGGCGCACGAGAGGACCGGCTCCGTGGGGAGCGGGGCGATCGACGGCGAGCTGTGGGGCGGACCGGGCAAGCGGCTCCAGGTGGCGGCGGTGGCGGCCTACTTCGCCGAGACCCTGCGCGGCGGCGAGCTGCCGGGCACGCCCGGCCTCGGTGAACTCGCCTCCCGGGCCTCAGAACTGGCGGAGGAGACCGAGGACGATTCGGTACGGAAGCTGGCGACGGCGATCGGCCGGGCCGACCGGCTCAGGAACGGCGAGGAGCCGAAGGGCGGCGACGGGACGGAGGGCGAGATCGGCTGA